The stretch of DNA TTACGGTAGGGATAAAAAATATATTGGACGTACAAGTGGTTAATCAGCTAGGGACTTCCACTGCTCATGGCGGAGGTAGTGGTAGCCGATCTGTTGCAATGGGAAGAATTTTTGTCTTGCGGTTGATCTGTGAACCTTTTAGATTTAGAAAATAATGGAAAGACTAGATCATGTTTTAATTCGAGTAGATGATTTGGAAGCGTGTGTTAATGTATTTAGAAGGGCAGGCTTTAAGGTTTATTATGGCACTCAAATGGAAAATGCTTACAATGCCATGATTTATTTCCAAGATCAGAGCTTTATTGAATTGGTAGACACTACTAAATTTCCATTTTTATTAAAACTCCTAGCAAAAAGCAAATTACTATATGTCTTGGGAAATTTTTATAGAAGGATAGGAGCTTATGCACTGTCCAACGATCTTTTTTTAGATTATTCCATCTATGCCAAGGATATAGAAAAACAACATGAACGAGTAAAAAAGAAGGTGTCCAAATTGTATCATTTAAAAAGAAAAGATGTTTTTGGAGCACTCTTACAATGGAAATTATTTGTTCCTTCATCTTCTCAATTACCCTTTGTAATGTCAGATTATAAGCCGCATAAATTGCCTGAAAAGAATGCGACAGAGCATAAAAATAAAGCCTTGGGAATTCGTCAAGTTGATATTTGGACAACTTATGATTTGGAAAAGTTGCAACATGAAATGCTGTCGGTATATGATTCTAATAAAGCACAATTATGCTTAAATGGGGAAACACTGGAGATTAAGACAAAGAATGCTAATATAATTTATCAAAAGGCTCAAGTCAACAAAATAGTAAGTATTCGGTTGAATAGTATAAAACCTAATTTATTGTCTTCATTAGTAGATTATGGTATTTCTTGAATTACAGTACTGCTTGATTTTTAGCAGTTAAAGAACATCAATAGAATAAATATGAAACTAGAATTATCTGAAAAAGAATTGGAAGAGCTGGCAAATCAGTTGAGTTGCCCTAGTGGCGGACATGGTCGGGATGTCGCCAAATTGATGAATGAAACCAACATAAATATGACCTTGAGCACCGTCAATGATATGGGTTTGTCCGATGGTCAGTCTATTTTGGAGTTAGGCCACGGTAATGCTGAGCATTTGAGCAATGTATTAAAACAAGCCAAAAACTTAACCTATTGCGGTTTGGATATTTCTCCCTTGATGAAGGAAGAAGCAGAGCGAATTAATAGTCGTTTTATTAGTGGAAAAGTAGCTTCTTTTCATTTGTATGATGGCACCAATATCCCGTTTGGAGCAGCCTCTTTTGATCGAATATTTACCGTAAATACGATTTATTTTTGGGAACAGCCACTTGCCTTATTAAATGAACTTTATCGAGTATTAAAACCCAATGGGCAGTGCCACATTACTTTTGCTCAAAAACGCTTTGTAGAACAGTTGCCTTTTGCAAAGTATAAGTTTGAATTGTACGACAATAATACTGTCTTGAAATTGATTCAGCAAACTTCTTTTAGATTGATCGATATTATAGATAAAACAGAATTGGTCAAAAGCAAAACAGGGGAGTTTGTAGATCGAGAATATGCTATTGTTAGCTTAAAAAAATAACACTTAGTTGTTTATAACATTACTCTGCTATAAAATCGTATCAATTTGATAATCAGTAAGATAGGTTTTTTTGTTAACCAAGATATTAAAAGACTGATTATCAAATTGGTACATGAACGTAGTGAACTGGGCATGCTTATAGCCAAAGCTATAAAAGTGAAGGCACTGCTTTTTTATGTTTTTGTTAACTGTCTCATGAGCATAGCGAACTAAAAAACTAAAAAAGCAGTGGTATAAATAAGGTATTAAAATTTATTTAGATTTAATCCAAATAAATTTTGTTTTTAAGTTTTAGAAAACTACATTTGCAGCATATTCTATTTATTTAGACTTAATCTTAATAATTGTACAGATGAAAAACTTAAAAAATACCCTCCTATTAAGCGGAGCTACTATGTTATTGTGGACGGCTTGTACCCCAGAAAATGTAGATCCTAATGCAGACTTAAAAACCAATGTAGTTAAAAACTATTGTGATATTGTACACGCTAGTTATGAAGACTCTTACGATAAAGCAGTAAGCTTGCAAACAGCAATCAATAGCTTGGTTTCAACGCCTACACAAGCTACTTTTGATGCTGCTAAAGCGGCTTGGAAGGCAGCTAGAGAGCCTTATGGACAAACAGAAGCCTACCGTTTTTATGATGGACCAATTGACGATGCAGATGGACCAGAAGGAGCTTTAAATGCTTGGCCATTGGATGAAAACTATATTGATTACACCTTAAATAGTGCAGGAACAGCTACTGTAAATACGGGTATTATTCACGATTTGGTAGCTTATCCAAATATCACTGCTACCGTTTTGGCAGGAGCAAATGAGCAAGGTGGTGAAAAAAATATTAGCATTGGTTATCATGCTATTGAATTCTTGTTGTGGGGACAAGATTTCTTGGATGTAAACACCAATGTAGGACAAGGAGGAAATCGCTCTTATACAGATTATACAAGTACCAGTGCTAACTATGACCGTCGTGGTCAATACATCAAAGCTTGTGCACAATTAATCATTGATGATTTGGCAATATTAAAAGCAGACTGGGCAGAAGGTGGTTCTTATAGAACCTATTTTGAAGGTTTAACAGCGGATGAAGCCTTGACTAAAATTTTGACTGGAGCT from Aureispira anguillae encodes:
- a CDS encoding VOC family protein; protein product: MERLDHVLIRVDDLEACVNVFRRAGFKVYYGTQMENAYNAMIYFQDQSFIELVDTTKFPFLLKLLAKSKLLYVLGNFYRRIGAYALSNDLFLDYSIYAKDIEKQHERVKKKVSKLYHLKRKDVFGALLQWKLFVPSSSQLPFVMSDYKPHKLPEKNATEHKNKALGIRQVDIWTTYDLEKLQHEMLSVYDSNKAQLCLNGETLEIKTKNANIIYQKAQVNKIVSIRLNSIKPNLLSSLVDYGIS
- a CDS encoding class I SAM-dependent methyltransferase; translated protein: MKLELSEKELEELANQLSCPSGGHGRDVAKLMNETNINMTLSTVNDMGLSDGQSILELGHGNAEHLSNVLKQAKNLTYCGLDISPLMKEEAERINSRFISGKVASFHLYDGTNIPFGAASFDRIFTVNTIYFWEQPLALLNELYRVLKPNGQCHITFAQKRFVEQLPFAKYKFELYDNNTVLKLIQQTSFRLIDIIDKTELVKSKTGEFVDREYAIVSLKK
- a CDS encoding imelysin family protein produces the protein MKNLKNTLLLSGATMLLWTACTPENVDPNADLKTNVVKNYCDIVHASYEDSYDKAVSLQTAINSLVSTPTQATFDAAKAAWKAAREPYGQTEAYRFYDGPIDDADGPEGALNAWPLDENYIDYTLNSAGTATVNTGIIHDLVAYPNITATVLAGANEQGGEKNISIGYHAIEFLLWGQDFLDVNTNVGQGGNRSYTDYTSTSANYDRRGQYIKACAQLIIDDLAILKADWAEGGSYRTYFEGLTADEALTKILTGAGVLSKSELAGERMFTALEANAVDNPQEDEHSCFADNTDRDIITNAQGISNVLLGTYVRPSGTTVGNSAYSIVMLLTAVDATKGTELTTANTKAMGKVNAIPAPFDKTVTEENVNDNGPVLQAITALQEQGDKIAEAATALGLTISTDLPD